The genome window TCCTCCAAGTGTACCAACGAGGAAAACTACCTTCTCCAGCGTTTTGCCAGGTGCGCGCTGGGGACCAACAACATAGACAACGGCAGCCGTCTCTGGGGTAACGCAAGCCATATGGCCAACGGCGAGGCGGTTGGGGTTGCCGCCACCAATTGCGCGGCAGCGATGGAAAAGGCCGATGTAATCATGGTGATCGGCGCGGACCCCACCATTTCCGCACCGCAGGTCGGTTACGCGGTAAAGCGCGCTGTGAAATGCCTTGACGCAAAGTTAATCCTAATCGACCCGAGGGAAACGCGGCTGTCAATGTTTGCCGATATCCAACTGAAACCGAAGATCGGAACGGACCTGGTGCTTTTGAACGGTATGGCCAGGATTTTGATTAAAGAGCATTTATACAACGAAGAAATAGATGTCGAAAACCCTGAATTTAAAGCTTTTACCGAAAGCGTTGCCGCTTATACACCGACCTATGTGGAAAAGACCACCGGCGTTCCTTACGGAGAGATGCTTAAAGCCGTACACCAGTTTGCAACGGCGGGCAAAGTCGCAACCATTTACGGTCACGGAATCAGCCAGGTACCGCACGGTACCGAAACGATCAAGGCGCTGGCAAACCTCGCCTTATTGGCCGGGAAGGGCGCTCAGGGCGCAGGCCTATACAGGCTTCAAAAAGAGAACAACGCCCAAGGCGCTTGTGACATGGGGACACTGCCCAACTTGCTCCCGGGATACGAGCAGACTTCGGATTTAAGGTCAAGAAGAGTGTTTGAGGACTACTGGGGGAGCTTGCCGTCCACTGTAGGTTTAACCGTCTTTGAGATGTTGGAGGCGGCAGGGAAAGGAAAGGTTAAGGGGATGTACGTGGTCGGCGAAAACCCCGTTGCTTCCTTCCCGAATACCGGTTATGTCCGTGAGGCTTTATCTTCGCTCGATTTTCTGGTGGTTCAGGATTTGTTTCTTTCGGAAACAGCGGAACTGGCCGATGTGGTCCTGCCGGCGGCAAGTTTCGCGGAAAAAGAAGGCACATTCACCAGTTTTGACGGAAGGGTCAACTGGCTGAAAAAGGCCGTAGAGCCCCCGGGCCGGAGCCTGCCGGACTGGGAAATCATTATCAGGCTGGGAGCAGCGATGGGCCATCCGATGTCCTACGCGTCACCGCGTGAAGTCAGGGAAGAAATCAGGAAACTTGTACCCATATATAAGGGCATCGGTTACGGCATGTTGCCGGAAGAACCCCAGGACGATCTACAGAGTCTGTCCCGCGCAAAGGCCGTTTACCGTAAACAACCGGAAAAGGCACTGGGCCTTTGGCCTACTCAGCGCGAGACGGTCCGGGAGAAACACACCAAAAAATACCCTTTCCTCCTCCTAATCGGCAGCAACCTGTTCCAGTTCGGAGGGAGTACGCGAAGCTCCCGGGCGCCTCGCTTACGTAAGTTCTACTCGCAGCGCTTCGTCGACATCGGGGAAGAGGACGCTGAAAAACTGATGCTCGGTGAAGGTGACCGGGTTAAGATAATATCCCCGACGGGAGAAGTGACGGCAGCGGTGAAGATAAGCGACACCCTGCCGCAAGGCACCCTTTTCCTTCCGTCTCCTTTACCCGGTTTTTCCGTTGGTCAATTGTTAAATATCGTTTTAGACCCGGCAAGGAAAACCCCCTGTACAAAGTCAGTCAACGTAAGGGTAGAAAGGATAGATTCCAATGAATAAGCCGGCGGCTAACAGCACAATTGATATGAAGCGAATTAAGGAAATAGTTATGGAGTGCGGCGGGCATAAGTGGGCCCTGATTACGGTGGTGCAGAAAATCCAGAATGAATTCGGTTACATTCCGCCGGAAGCCATTCCTGTAATAGCCAAAGGCATGAACATTTTTCCCAGCCAGATCCAGGGCGTGATCTCCTTCTACGCCCAGTTCTATACCAAACCACGGGGCAGGCAGGTTATTACGGTTTGCCGGGGAACGGCGTGTCATGTTCGGGGAGGGGAGTCATTGCTCGAGATGCTGGAAGGCAATCTCGGCATTAAAGAAGGCGAGACCACCCCTGATATGGAATATACCTTGGAAACCGTGGCCTGTATTGGTGTTTGCGCCCTGGCTCCCAATTTGGTTATGGGCAACCAGGTTCACGGCAAAATGGATCCTCAGAAGATAGAGCAGTTGCTGAAAAAGGGTGAAGCGTAAGTGCAAAACCAGCGTACAGTTTTCGTCTGCCACGGGACAGGATGCCTCTCCAGCAGGTCGGGCGCGGTCTACGACGCGCTTAAGGCAGAGGCAAAGAGACTCCGCCTTGACGTGACCATCGATTTCACCGGCTGCCATGGTTTCTGCGAAAAGGGCGGCATCGTCGTTGTCGAACCCGAAGGCATTTTTTATTCCCATGTTCAAGCGGAAGACGTACCGGAAATAGTAAGTTCGCACCTCCGGGACGGGAAACCCGTGGAACGACTTTTCTATATCGATCCGGCAACCGGCAAAGCCGTGCCTTATTACCGGGAAATCAACTTTTATAAGAAACAACAGCGCCTCATCTTACGCAACTGCGGTCGCATTAATCCGGAAAAAATCGACCATTACATCGATGCCGGAGGCTACCGGTCACTGAAAAAAGCACTCCTGGAAATGACCCCGATCCAGGTGATTGAAGAGGTAAAGAAATCAGGGTTGCGCGGTCGCGGCGGCGCCGGCTTCCCTACTGGTCGGAAATGGGAATTCGGGTACAACGTCTGCGCCGATAAAAAATATGTAATCTGCAACGCCGACGAGGGCGATCCCGGCGCATTCATGGACCGCTCCGTGTTGGAGGCCGACCCGCAGGCAGCGATTGAAGGTTTGATCATCGCCGGTTACGCCATCGGGGCCAACGACGGATACGTATACATACGCGCCGAGTACCCGCTGGCGGTAAAACGCGTATACACGGCCATACAGCAGGCAAAAGAAAGGGGCTTCCTGGGTAAGAACATTTTCGGCTCGGGGTTTGATTTTGAGATTCATATGAAAGAGGGCGCCGGAGCTTTTGTCTGCGGTGAAGAAACCGCCCTGATCGCCTCGATTGAGAGCCTGCGCGGAATGCCCCGGCCGCGTCCCCCTTACCCGGCGCAATCGGGTCTTTTCGGGAAACCGACCACGATTAATAACGTAAAGACCCTGGCCTCGGTTCCGGTGGTCATCGATCGCGGCGCCGATTGGTACGCCGGCATCGGCAGCGAAAAGAGTAAAGGAACAACGGTAATCGCCCTCAGCGGGAAGATAATCAACAGCGGCCTGGTTGAAGTGCCCATGGGGACTTCGCTTTCGACCATTATCTTTGACATCGGCGGCGGTATCCCCGACAGGAGGCGTCTGAAAGCGGTGCAAACGGGCGGTCCGTCCGGCGGCTGTATCCCCGCGAGGTTCCCCGACACCCAGGTCGATTATGAAACCTTATCTTTAATGGGTTCGATCATGGGGTCCGGTGGTATGGTGGTTATGGACGACACCACCTGCATGGTCGAGGTGGCCCGGTACTTCTTAACCTTTACGCAGGCTGAGTCGTGCGGCAAATGCGTACCGTGCCGGCTGGGAACAAAACAGATGCTTGAGATCCTGACCAGAATCACCAGGGGCAAAGGGCAGGAAGGCGATATTGAAACCTTATACGATATAGCCAGGACCGTTAAAGAATGTTCTCTCTGCGGGCTGGGTCAGACCTGCCCGAATCCTGTGCTTTCCACCCTGAATTATTTTAAAGAAGAGTATGAAGCGCACATAAAGAAAAGGGTTTGCCCGGCAGATCAATGCCGCGCGTTAAAGCGGAAGGAAAAGAATTAAACGGTGGCACTCAGAAGGCATCTGGTGCTGATAGTACGATACCAAGGCTTTGGTTCCTCGGTATCAACTGTTAACAATTACAAATGTTGAACTGAGTGCCGGGCACAACGAAATGAAAATATAGATCCGTAAGCGTGTCGCGTAGCTAAACGAAACACCGTGAGAAGCGAGCAGAGCAAGGAAGATTGGCAAGGGACGGGCCGGGCAATTGGGAAGTGAGATGCCGGCAAGCCTGAGGCGGTAATGCGAAGTCATCGCGACGCCCGGCAAAAGAAGCACTATTTTGGTCAAATGTACTCAGGGGGGATTGAGAGTGAAGTCCATCACCAGGCAGAAACCGCTCGAAGAGGTAATACAGCAAGTAAGAAGCTTCGACCAGATCTACATACTTGGCTGCGGAACCTGCGCCACCATGACCAAAACGGGTGGCCGAGACCAGGTGATTAAAATGAAAGAGTCCCTTGAAGGACTGGATAAGACAGTGACCGGTTGGGCTGTCATTCCGATCGCCTGTGACGAAATGACCGAGGTCGCCATGAAGGAAAACGAGCGCCCCATCCGCAACGCCGGTTGCGTGCTTGTCATGGCCTGCGCGCTCGGTGTGCACCGGGTAAGCTCTTACACCAGAAACCCGGTTATACCCGCTCTGGACACGCTGTTTATCGGCCTGGAAGAGAAACCCGGTCTATTTAAGGAGGTTTGCGCCCAATGCGGCCAGTGTGTGATCGGTGAAACCGCCGGCATCTGCCCGGTCACCGAATGTAACAAAGGCTTGCTGAATGGGCCGTGCGGCGGCACCAACGAAGGTAAATGCGAAGTTGACAAGAATAAGGATTGTGCGTGGACGCTGATATACCGCAAGTTGAAGGCTCAGGGAAGGCTTAATCTGATGCGGAAATACCAACCCCCAAAGAACTATCAAATGGTGCCCAGGCCGAAAGCCGCCAGAATTAGTATAGGTGAGGAGAATCGAGAATGACAGTGTCAAAGTTTAAAGAAGCCCTGAATTCGGGCAAATTTGTGGTAACATCCGAACTCGGTCCCCCGAAGGGCACGAACCTCGATCAGATGATGCACCACATTGAACTACTTAAGTACAGGGTGGATGCGCTGAACCTTACCGACCACCAAAGCTCCGTAATGCGGTTCCCTTCCCTGGGAGGCTGCCTCGCCGTGAAAGAACGCGGCGGCGAGGCCGTACTGCAGATGACCTGTCGCGACCGCAACAGGCTGGCGTTACAGGCCGACCTGATGTTCGCACACTCGCGCGGTATAAACAACGTCCTCTGCCTCACGGGTGATGCGGTCGTGGTCGGTGACCACAAAGGCGCCAAGGGCGTTTTCGATCTCGACTCGGTACAACTGCTGAGGCTGATCCGGCAGATGGAAGCGGGCAAGGACATGGCCGGGAACGACCTCGACGGCGCGGTGAGTTTTTGCGCCGGTGCTTGCTGCACCCCGGAAGCATCTCCCATTGAGCCGCAGTTGATTAAGTTTGAGAAAAAGGTTGAGGCCGGTGCGGAGTTCTTTCAGACACAAGCTATTTACGACCTTGAGAAGTTCGCCAAGTTTATGGAATACGCCCGCCAGTTCCCCGTTAAAATCCTGGCAGGGATAGTCCTGCTTACCTCGGCAGGCATGGCGAAGTTCTTAAACGCTAATATCCCCGGAATCACCGTGCCCCAGGATCTGATTGACGAGCTGGCGAATGCCGGGAGAGGAAGGGGTCTCGCAAAAGGCATAGAAATCGCAGGCCGCATGATCGCCGCCCTAAAGAAGGATTCCGTCTGTGACGGCGTCCACATCATGGCTATCGGCAAGGAAGAAGTGGTGCCGGAAATCCTGGCAAAGGCGGGGCTGTAAATCAGTAGACAGTAGGGAGTAGCAGGTAATAATTAAGTAATATAGCGGGTTGCGGGTTAAAATTTCTAAAATAAAAAGGGGACTGTCCCCTTTTTTATTCCCCGGCATTTTGCCGAATAACAGCTGAGTGCTGGATGAATCCTGACCCTGAATGGATACCATATTTTTGATGATGTTTCAGTTTTCTGTGAACTCTGTACCTCTGTGGTGAAGTATTTTCGTTATAACCATACACCATTACTTCCGTCCGAAAATGCTCCTATAACCCGGGGTTTGCACCATATCCCGCCATACGATCCGGTTTCTCCCCAGTCTTTTTGCCGTGTAAAGAGCGTTGTCAGCGATCAAAAGTAAATCCTGGGTCGTAACCCCGTCGTCCGGGTAAAGCGCCATGCCAATGCTTACCGTTGGGAAGGGCTCTTTTTGTCCTTCCGCTTCCAACTTGCCCCTCAAACGTTCAGCCACCGCAATCACCCCCGGGACATCGGCTTCCACCACCAGGACCACGAATTCTTCTCCCCCGTACCGGGCCGCCACGTCGGTCTCCCGTATGCTCTGCTGAAAAAGCTGCGCGGCCTGTTTGAGGCATTGATCCCCCGCCAGGTGGCCAAAGGTGTCGTTATAGTCCTTGAAGTGGTCGATGTCCAAAAGCAGAACGCCGCACTTCGATTTGTACCGTTGACAGCGTTTCAGCTCCGAATCCAAAAGTGCGAAGAATTTGTGCCGGTTATAGAGCCCCGTCAGAGCGTCACGTTCGGCCATCTTTTTTACTTTCTTATAGAGCAGCGTGTTTTCAACCGCAACACCGATCTGGCTTCCGACCGCGTCCAGAACCTCTTTCTCCTCAGGACTGAGCCCCTGTTTTGTCTTGTGGAAAAGCGTCAGCACCCCCTGGACCTTATCCTTCCGTCTTAACGGTACGAAAACGCCGAGCGAAAACTCCGCCGACGCCTCATTCATCACCGGACCCAGGGACGCATCGGCCGCGTCGAAAACAACGATTTCATCCATGGGCAGCGAGTGCACCTTTTCAAGGATTTCTTTTTCACCGAGGTGTTTTGCACATTCTTCAGAAAACCCGCGGTATGCCGCAAGCAAAAACCCTTCCCGGTCTTCTTGCAAAAGGACTGCGCCGGCGTGCCAGTCGGCGATCTCCATAACCTTCGCCAGAACCTCCTGCAGCACCATCTCCAGTTCGAGGGAACGGGTCAGGGTTTCCGCAATTATATTCAGCGTGGCAAGCCGCCGGTGGCTCTCTTCTATCTCCTGATTTTTTCGCGCCATCTCCTGAATCAGGATGGTGTTTTCTATCGCCGTGGCCAGCGCGCCTGCCAGTTGCTGGGCAAGGGGAAAGTCTTTCTCCGCGTATTTCCCTTTTTCCTTGCTGTAGAAGCATAGCCCCCCGACCACTCCGCTCTTGGCCACCAGAGGAACAACAAGAACCGTTTGCAGACCGGAGTCCGCCAGGTCCGCATCGCCCGCAAGTTCCGGGATCGTCTGCAGGTCTTCCACGATGTCGGGCTGACCGCCCGCAAACCTCGACTGCAGGACAAAATCGCTCGGATAAAGCGCCGTCGCAGGGTCTACAGCCTCATCGTCCCGGAAGAAGGCGAGGACGCCCAACCTGTTTTGCTCGTTTACAAGGATTTTCATCCAATCGAAGTTTATCAGTCCTTTAATCAACTGATGGAGGGCGTCATAAAACTCGCGGCTTTCTAAGCCCGAGGTGAGCAGCCAGTTAAGGGTGGTTATTACCTCCAGAAACCGCCACTGTCCCAGCATCTCCTGCCGTGCGGCAAGGTCCGCCAGCGCGAGGGCGAAAACCCCCTTGAGCCGGTTTATTTTTTCCTCCAGGTTCCCCGCGCCGTCCACTTTATTAAAGGAGAGCACCCCAACCTCACGGTCGGCGTAAGTAAGCGGCAGCGCCAGTTCATCTCCGGCACGGACCTGGCACCCCTGCCGCAGCGCAAGCCCGGGAAGCGTCGCTTCGCTCAGGGAAAATGAACTATTCCGACCGGTATCCGCATCCTTCTCCGTAAGCGACACAAGAGTACCCTCACTGCGGTTGAGCAGATACACCTTCGTCCCGGCACAACCGCTGACCGCATCAAGTGTCGTGACGATCAGATCGCCGATGCGGGCGGGGTCTTCGGTGGCTGCCAATTGTGAAGCTAGAACGGCAAGGTCTTCGTCATTCATCTTTTAACTCCCGGGCAGGATTACAAGGAGCCTGAACCATTTTTTTCCGCGTCAATGAGTGCAGATTGCGCCTAATATATAATCGTACTGCTATTGTGTAGATTGAAGTATTTTTGGAAAACTTTTAAATCTAAATACCGTCATAAACCGTCGCGGTTTTACATCGCCTACCCGGGACGGATTTTATTTTATTGGCCTTATTCCTTCCCGCCGAGGTATTACTTGTGTTAGAATTTTGCTGACGTTTTGTATAGAAACCCGCTGCAAGCTTTTTTGGAACACCACGTTCGCCCGCAGGACTACTTCGCTTTCAGCGGTTAAAATCCTGCGGATTTTTCCGGGGGTACAATTCAGTGAAAATTCGTGATATGCAAGCAGAGGTCGATGCATGGATAAGTCAGTTTGAAGAGGGGTACTGGCAGCCCTTGACCCTCCTGGCCCGGTTGATGGAAGAGGTGGGGGAACTCGCCCGGGAAGTAAACCATGTTTTCGGGGAAAAGCCCAAAAAACCCGAGGAATCGCCGGGGGATCTGGCGCTTGAACTCGGTGATATCCTGTTCATTATCGTCTGCTATGCCAACTCCCTCGGGATAGACCTGGAAGAAGCTTTTAGCGATACAATGTCAAAATACCGGCAGCGCGACAGCTTCCGCTGGACCAGGAAATTGAGAGACGATCGTTGAGAAATGAGAAGTTGGGATCAAGCCGGACGTTAGCGGAGGACAAATAAGTGGCAGGGATTATACCCATCAGAGGTTGGCGTTACGGTTCAGGCATAAAGAATTTGGCGGCGGTCGTCACGCCCCCTTATGACGTTATCGACCGCGCAGCGCAAAAGTCGTTTTACGCCCGGCACCCCAATAACATAATCAGGCTGGAATACGGGGCGGCGCTTCCCGGGGACGATGACACGGACAACCGTTATACCCGGGCCGCTGAATTCTTTAAAGCCTGGCGCAGGGAAGGCGTACTGAAAAGGGACGCCGAATCCGCGTTTTATTTCTACGAACAGACCTTTACTCTCGGCGGCGACCGCCGCACCAGGCGCGGATTCTTCTGCGGTCTTGAACTGGAACCATACGGACGCAACGTCATCCCCCACGAGGAAACCCTGTCTGCGGCCAAAGTCGACAGGGCACGCCTCATCCAGACTTGTGAGGCCAATTTTTCACCCATATTCGCGCTTTATTCCGACCCGCAGCAGGTTGTAGAGCGGCTGTTTACTACAATTTCCCGCCGTTCAACGCCTGCCTGTGACTTTATCGATGAAGAGGGGCAAACCCACCGCCTCTGGGTGGTGACCGACAAGGATACGGTCGCGGCCGTAACCGCCTTACTGGCCGGCTGCAAGGTGTTGATTGCTGACGGACACCACCGGTTTGAAACCGCCCTTCACTATTCCATCCAGCGGCGTCCCGGAGGAAACCCGCCGGAGAAGGCGCCATACGATTATATCCTTACCTTCCTCGTAAACACGTATGACCCCGGACTCGTTATTCTCCCTACCCACCGCATAGTGAAGACTCCGGCAGACTTCCGTCTTGACCGGTTCCTGTCCGCCGTGAAGGAGTCCTTCGTGGTAACGGAGATCGACGGACGGATGCCGCTGCCGAACCACCGGTATGCTTTTGGGCTTTATACGGGAAACAAACGCAGTTTCAATCTGGTTTTGAAGGAGGGCCTTGATCCTGCCGGGCTTCTTCACGGCGCAAAACCCCCGGTATGGAAAAGGTCGTCGGTAGCGGTCCTTCACGCCCTTGTTCTGGACCACCTGAAAATCGGTCCCTCCGAGTGTACCGCCGGAGAAATGATCACCTATACCCATGATCCCGCGGAAGCCGCCATGCTCGTTGACACCGCTGTGTGGGACCTTGCTTTTTTATTGTACCCCCCGGGGATAGACGAACTTGTTACGGTGGCCCAGGCAGGCGAAAAAATGCCGCAGAAATCAACCTATTTTTACCCCAAGGCGCCGACAGGGCTGGTTGTTTATTCATTTGCTGAATAATTAGACTAGACATCGGCGTGTCGTTGAGTGTATAAAATTAATGAGCATATGCTTAATAATACTCATCGCGGCGCCCCGCGAAAGAAGTACTATTTTCTGAGGAGGGTGTGGACCATTGTCTGAAGTCAAAGATTGCGGAAAAGTTGGAAAAACTTGCGGCACCTGCGGCGAAACCTCTGAAGACCCGGGTACGACCCTTGCGCAGCCGCACAGACTTTCGAGGGTTAAACACGTTTTGGCGGTGATGAGTGGTAAGGGAGGTGTCGGTAAATCGTCGGTAACCGCCCTTTTGGCCGTTGCCCTTTCCCGCCGGGGGCACAGGGTGGGCATTCTTGATGCGGACATTACCGGGCCGAGCATCCCGAAGCTGCTCGGGCTGAACGCGCGCATCGAGGACGGCGATTTCGGCGCATACGTTCCCAAGTCCAGGCTTCTCGGCATCTACGCCATGTCGGCAAACCTCTTATTGCCGCGGGAGGACGAACCCGTAATCTGGAGAGGTCCGATAATCAGCAACGTGGTCAAACAATTCTGGTCCGACGTGGCCTGGGGCAAGCTGGACTACCTCATCGTCGACCTGCCGCCGGGAACGGGAGACGTGCCGTTGACTGTAATGCAGTCGCTTCCGCTGGAAGGCGTGTTCATCGTCTCTTCCCCGCAGGATCTTGCGGTGATGGTGGTCCGCAAGGCCATCAGGATGACCGGGATTATGAACATACCCATCTTCGGCGTAATAGAAAACATGACCCACGTCACCTGCCCGAAGTGCGGCGAAAAGATCTTTCCTTTCGGTGAACCCCAGGGCGATAAGGTCGCCGAAGAAACCGGCGTCGAACTGCTCGCAAGCCTGCCGCTGGACCCCGAACTAAGCCGCCTCGCGGACGCCGGCAGGATCGAAGAATACCAATCCACGGGTCTTGAACACCTGCCGGATATATTAGAGAAGCGGTTTGCGGCCTCCTCTAAAACGGCCCGGATGCTGTTCAAGAAGGGCTAAAAGGTTTTTAACCGCCAATCCAGCACTCAACGAATCACTGTAAATAGTTCGGGAGGGGGGTAATCATCAGCTATAACGCAAATCATGTTGAGTGCTGGACAAGGTCGCCAAGAAAACCATTATATTCTCCTAACCGGAGACAGAACTGACTTACCTCAACAATTTATTTCAGTACAACTCGTCAACGAAAAAACCCGCTTTTATTCAGCGGGTTTTGATTTACTAAGATCACATTTGTATAAAAGCGCTATCCTAGGTTGTTAATAACTCGGGAAATCTCAAGGCATTCAAAATATCTAACCTCTAACTTCCCACCTCTCACCTCTAAATCGGCCTCTTAGTACTCCGGCGGGAGCGCGTTCAACTCCGGCAGGCTGAAAACCGGGCCGTCGCGGCAGACAAACTTGGCCCCGACGTTACAGCGCCCGCATTTCCCGATGCAGCACTTCATCCGCATTTCGAGCGTGGTGTAAATCATGTCTTCCTTGAAACCTAACTCGGTGAGCGCCTTTACGGTAAATTTTATCATTATGGGCGGGCCGCAGATAACCACAAACTTGTTTGCCGGATCGGGCTTGACTTCGGAAACGTAGGACGGAACAAACCCGACGTGCCCCTCCCATCCTTCCTCGGCGTTGTCGATCGTCGTCCAGACGGTTACGTTCGGCGTCTCCGGCCAGATACGGAAAACCTCTTCTTTATAACAGAGATCGCCGTAAGTCCGCCCGCCGTATAGGACCTCAACCTTACCATAGTCCTTCCGGTTTTCCGTCGCGAGCATGAAGTTGACCAGCGGGCGTAAGGGAGCAAGTCCGATTCCGCCGCCGATAACCAGGAGGTCCTTGCCGCGCATCGCCTCGTAGGGGAAGCTGTTGCCGTAGGGACC of Bacillota bacterium contains these proteins:
- a CDS encoding FAD/NAD(P)-binding protein codes for the protein MKKPNPLLPRVATIVDIIRETHDVKTFRVVFDDLDEMTSWRHQPGQVAMLSVFGVGEATFCLSSSPTNRDWLEFSIRKAGKVTSALHELPAGAKVGVRGPYGNSFPYEAMRGKDLLVIGGGIGLAPLRPLVNFMLATENRKDYGKVEVLYGGRTYGDLCYKEEVFRIWPETPNVTVWTTIDNAEEGWEGHVGFVPSYVSEVKPDPANKFVVICGPPIMIKFTVKALTELGFKEDMIYTTLEMRMKCCIGKCGRCNVGAKFVCRDGPVFSLPELNALPPEY